A stretch of DNA from Natrinema halophilum:
ACGTCCGTGCGGTCGAGTCGTCGCTCGATCGTAACGTCGTCGTCGTGAACTACACCGTCAACGGCCTCGCCCGTCGAGGGGTCGGCGACACCTGGGTAGTGGACTACTTCGCAACCGGGACGTCGCGGACGCACTACGAGCGTGTAGCCGAGCGGGTGACGATTCACACGCCCGACGGAACGGTCGTCACGAACCGAATCCCAGGCGCGGAAGTCGACGACAACACCGCGACGTGGACGGGCGAAAATGAACGCAGCGGCGGAGATGACTTCGGCGAGCAGCTGTACCTCACCTACGGCACCGGCGGTGTGTTCGACACCGCAAACGGGTACGCGACGATCGGACTTGCGGTCGGTCCGGGGGTACTTGTCCGGGCCGTTTCCATCGGGATCGTGCCCGGCGTGATGATCGGTTTGGTCGGCGCGTTCGTAGGCAGGGGATCGATCGGTGATCGGACGAGTTTCGCGCGAACCGTCGTCGACGAGACAGCCGCCCGCCTCGGTCTTCAGGACGCTCCTCTCGGTTCTCGCTCGCTCGAGGAATCGATCGTCGCCGTCGGCGCCATCGGCGCGATCGTGTTGCTCCTTTTCGGGGCGGTGAGGACGGGCAGCGCGCTGAGTCCGGGTGCCGTCGTTCTGTCGTCTCTCGGATTCGGATACGCGCTGATCGGTGTAACGGTCTCCCGTATCGGCGATCGACTCGAAATGCGGGGCCTCGTCGGACTCGTGGTCATCGCAACGATCGCCGCCGCTGGATACACCCGCCTGCTCGCCGGTCCGGTGGTGTATCCGCTGCCACTGGTGTTCGGGTTTGCCACCGGACTCTGTCTCCCGATCGGCTTCGCGTTCGAACGCGGGCGGACGCCGATCGGTCTCCTCGGTGTCATCGCCCTCGTGCCTAGCGCCGGCATCGCGCTCGTCTATCCGATGACGACCGCGCATGTCTGGAACGTCGCGATCGGGGTACTCCTCTTTCTCCCCTGGATCGCCGTCGTCGCTCTGTTCGGCACTCCGCTGGCGCTCCTGGGGCGACAACTGGGTACCAGCCGCAAGTGAGTCGTCGCCGGCACCGACCGGACCTCACCGTGAACACGATCAATCTCGAGAACGGGGCTCCGGATTGAACGTGGTGGCGCCTCTGGACTCGAGCGGGATCGGTCAGGAGTGCTAGTCGGACGACGGCTGCCCATACTTTTCAGCAGAACGGGCGAAGCCGGTCACAGCCGCAGGGGCATCGCTTCCCGGACCCGATGAGCAGGAGCGTTCCGTCCTCCAGTTTTCGTGCGGCACCCGGCGAACCACACTTCTCACAGATTGCGACGGTCGTCGGGCGGTCCTGTAACACGGTCATATACTGTCCGTATGGAACGGGAAGACTACTTGAGCGCTGCTAAGAGCATTTCAGGGTACTATATAGAAGTGTGTTTTGCGACGTGGATTCGGGGTCTCCACTCGCGGTGGACGCGGCGGTGTCTCCCTCCGGTGTTCGAGAGGGACTGATCAGCTCTCTCTGTTTGGGTTCGCGTCGACCGTTTACTCTCCCGCTGCCGTCCGCATCGCGTCGTACTCTGCGTCGCTGTAGGCGATCAGCCGAACGTCTTCGAGGGCATCCGGGTCGTACGCGTCGATCTCTTCGGCGATGATTTCGGCGCCATCAACGAGGTCGAAGCCGGCGACGCCACAGCCGAGCGCCGGGACGACGATCGATCGACACCCGAGTTCGTCGGCTCGCTCGAGGGCGTTCCGGGTGGCATCCCGGATGCTCTCCGCAGTCGCTTGCCCGTCGCCGTAGTGGGGCATCGCGGCAGCGTGGATGACGTACTCGGCCTCGAGGTCGTAGGCGTCGGTGACTGCGACTGCACCGAGATCGATCGGTCCCGCGTCCATCGCGTCCTCGTTTATCGCCTCGCCGGCACCGCGACGGAGTGCGCCAGCGACGCCCGACCCCATTCGGAGACTCGTCCCGGCGGCGTTGACGAGCGCATCGGCGGACTGCTCTGCAATGTCGCCCTGAACGATGGTGCACTCCATGGACGAATCTTCTCAATCGAGCCAGATGAAACTGATCGTGTCGGTTCGTCGGGTTCGCACTGGCGGTGGCTCCGGCGGAGAGTCAGCAGGTACGCACCCACTCGTCGTCGAATCGGCTCGAGACGTCGGCGTTGGCGACGCCGTAAAACTTCTCGCGGCCGATCGGGGTTCGAAGTCGCAAAACGCAGGTGTAGTCGGTCACTTCGAAGGCGGTCACCGTTCGCCTCGAGTGTCGATGTGCGAGTTCGAAGCGTCGCTCCGCGTCCGCTTCGACCGTCACTCGGTTTCCGAGGTGCCAGCTCAGCGATTCGACGTGCTCACTACCGACGTCGACCAGCCGAGCGATCAGTTTCCGTCCCCGTTGGTGCCCTGTTACACCCTGTGACTTGTTCTCGCGCGAACTCATACACCAGTCGTGTCGGTGGGCCCGGAAAAATAATGCTATCCT
This window harbors:
- a CDS encoding macro domain-containing protein, giving the protein MECTIVQGDIAEQSADALVNAAGTSLRMGSGVAGALRRGAGEAINEDAMDAGPIDLGAVAVTDAYDLEAEYVIHAAAMPHYGDGQATAESIRDATRNALERADELGCRSIVVPALGCGVAGFDLVDGAEIIAEEIDAYDPDALEDVRLIAYSDAEYDAMRTAAGE